gaacttacttatttaaaaatcaaatcacAAAATCACATCGTAATCAAGCGAAAACCTGTCTTaacttttcaataaaaacaaGCGAACGAAATTGCATTAAGAGGCCTAACAAATAGAAAAAATGATTTCTGTGTTCATAGTTTTTACCAGGAAGCAGCAATTACCTATCCAATGTTACGTGACCGCCATCATTCGAGCATGATTAGTTCCATGGTTTTTCACGGCTTTTGAAGGTTCGGAAGCTTTGCGATGAGAGTTCAATTCCTAAAACtatcatattattaaaataacttttaggCAGAAATCTCGCGTATTTTCGGTGCAATGCAATGTATATGGCAGACGTGTGACATGTATCTTGTGATCCAATATGTACTACCTCCTGATATCTTTATTTTATCTTGTGAACCAATGTGTACTCCCTCCTGATATCTTTGTTTTATCTTGTGAATCCATCTGTACTACCCCCTGATATCTTTATTTTATCTTGTGAACCAATCTGTACTACCGTCCTCCTTATCTGTCTTATAAAGTATGTCCTTGGTCTTCTTATTCCACGCCTTTGAAATACGCATTAGGTATTATAAAGTTAAGTCGCCTGTTGTGTAAACTTATTTATCAAAGTCTCCAAATaaagacataataatataagtaccaatatttaaataatatcttacaatacgtacctacctactcttactTAAGCATTGCAAACTTACTTTGCAAGTTATTGgaacacttttatttatttcttacatAAAGCAACTATCACAAAAGTTTAATAATATCATTCATGTGACCTTTGGTTGGCGAAGTTAACATTTTGACTGAATGTATTGAGTTCATAATTATCAGATAAATTATAATCAGTCTTTTATTCTGCACGAtttggatttaatttaatttttatggtaaactaggtacctacctaattagaaTAATTGCGTCATTTTTATACTATTGCAAAAAAATTAGGCTGGTTTTTAATCACTGAGTAGTGTCATGTAGCGTTTAGGGCTCTTTTTTCTCATAGGTAAcgtgctccaacctagacctcatcatattttataggttacttagtacctagttacctacaaaatacctaccataaatgtttataggtaggtaggtacatatatcggAAAAGTTTTGATTAGAACATCAGTCCTATACTGTTATTATCACAAAGTTTGCGAGTACCtattaatctacactaatattataaagaggaaaactttgtttgtttgtttgtttgtttgtttgtttgtttgtactgaataggctcaaaaactactggaccgattttaaaaattctttcaccattcgaaagctacattatccacgagtaacataggctatattttattttggaaaaaaatagggttccgtaagatatttgggtttttcggacacaaggtgtaaaaaatcaaccagaaaagttacttattttgcgtacgctgcctaaactataaaagatagaaccataaaatgttctaattaattgtagatcttataaatatctacaaaaaagtccgtgacacactatacccatctatgtcgagtgaggcacagcaaccatttttttatttaaaaatcttgaattttttttggactacatttaaacgcgttttttttactcatgctattaatccttatcaaaataaatgatttcatcactaagaacagtttatggagataatatttggtctttgaatgattaaaattggacgtttggttttgaagttatggcgaaattaaaatattacgatttctgctgcacggcccgttgtctacactaatattataaagaggaaaactttgtttgtttgtttgtttgtttgtttgtttgtttgtttggttgtactgaataggctcaaaaactactggaccgattttaaaaattctttcaccattcgaaagctacattatccacgagtaacataggctatattttattttggaaaaaaatagggttccgtaagatatttgggtttttcggacacaaggtgtaaaaaatcaaccagaaaagttacttattttgcgtacgctgcctaaactataaaagatagaaccataaaatgttctaattaattgtagatcttataaatatctacaaaaaagtccgcgacacactatacccatctatgtcgagtgaggcacagcaaccattttttatttaaaaatcttgaattttttttggactacatttaaacgcgtttattttactcatgctattaatccttatcaaaataaatgatttcatcactaagaacagtttatggagataatatttggtctttgaatgattaaaattggacgtttggttttgaagttatggcgaaattaaaatattacgatttctgctgcacggcccgttgtattatataaagaggtaatgtcgttaagtttgtttgtagggggtaatctttagaactactgaaccgattttaaaaattctttcaccagtagaaagctacattattcctgagtgacataggctatacgggatctttaaaaacctaaatctacgcgggcgaagccgcggggatcagctatattatataaagaggtaatgtcgttaagtttgtttgtagggggtaatctttagaactactgaaccgattttaaaaattctttcaccagtagaaagctacattattcctgagtgacataggctatacgggatctttaaaaacctaaatctacgcgggcaaagccgcggggatcagctatctacactataatattataaagaggaaaactttgtttgtttgtttgtactgaataggctcaaaaactactggaccgattttaaaaattctttcaccattcgaaagctacattatccacgagtaacataggctatattttattttggaaaaaaatagggttccgtaagatatttgggtttttcggacacaaggtgtaaaaaatcaaccagaaaagttacttattttgcgtacgctgcctaaactataaaagatagaaccataaaatgttctaattaattgtagatcttataaatatctacaaaaaagtccgcgacacactatacccatctatgtcgagtgaggcacagcaaccatttttttatttaaaaatcttgaatttttttggactacatttaaacgcgtttattttactcatgctattaatccttatcaaaataaatgatttcatcactaagaacagtttatggagataatatttggtctttgaatgattaaaattggacgtttggttttgaagttatggcgaaattaaaatattacgatttctgctgcacggcccgttgtattatataaagaggtaatgtcgttaagtttgtttgtagggggtaatctttagaactactgaaccgattttaaaaattctttcaccagtagaaagctacattattcctgagtgacataggctatacgggatctttaaaaacctaaatctacgcgggcgaagccgcggggatcagctagtattatataaagaggtaatgtcgttaagtttgtttgtagggggtaatctttagaactactgaaccgattttaaaaattctttcaccagtagaaagctacattattcctgagtgacataggctatacgggatctttaaaaacctaaatctacgcgggcgaagccgcggggatcagctagtattatataaagaggtaatgtcgttaagtttgtttgtagggggtaatctttagaactactgaaccgattttaaaaattctttcaccagtagaaagctacattattcctgagtgacataggctatacgggatctttaaaaacctaaatctacgcgggcgaagccgcggggatcagctatattatataaagaggtaatgtcgttaagtttgtttgtagggggtaatctttagaactactgaaccgattttaaaaattctttcaccagtagaaagctacattattcctgagtgacataggctatacgggatctttaaaaacctaaatctaagcgggcgaagccgcggggatcagctagtaattaatattgacGGAAGCAGTGAGATTTTGgacgtacctactaataaaatctttttctatagttatcttatcttaggtataagtaggtatgtattgacTAATATCACGGAGGCACCAACGAGATAACAGATCGATATGATGTTTTTAGACATTTCTTTACAGCTTTATAAATACGAATGCAGGTCAAAGCCACTGTTCAAAAGTGGTCTTGTACCAATTAATGTTTCAATTGCATCTACAGCTATGACAATCTAAtgtttttatgttattttaatcACCATAAACTTTCAACTGATAAAACTATTATAATTAATCCTCGGTTAAAACTTATAAAGGATTCAAAAAAtagctttaattaatttaatttaatttaaaataactttattgttaatagatttacagagagtaagaatacaggatacacttaaaaaacaaagggcgaccttatcactaaagtgatctcttccaggcaacccatacttaagaacttatagaactgtaagacggggagtcgcaatgcagctataaatataatatagatatatagatatatatatatatatataggtatatataaacacataAACTCTACTTTAAAGTATAACctaacaagtacctacctaagtaattaagtatgtataataagtaattaagtcctactacgctggccaagtgcggagtaGCATAGAACTTCACTTTTAGAATATTATACAGAAAATTCTCAGCTATGTTTCCTCACgacgatggtttccttcaccattaaagcaaaagTATtcactataaataattatattatttggaATTATAATACTCTTTACTTCCTTTGCTTTCAATTATGTGTATTAAGActtagtagttaggtacctactacttgcGAGAATAATGATGTAGTAGTAGCTTCGTAACAAGCAGAGTTAGGTATTTAATCTTATCGCACCTTAttctaaatatgtacctattacttacCTAGGTAATGATGGTGTCTATTAATGGAATGAGCTACTTTAGAAAGTAGCGGCCATAGAAATGTTATGTACTGTCTTTAAAACCAGGTGGGTTTATCACCATTCACCAATATCGagcataaaaatacttaatttcaTCATTATGAACTTCGCTATCCGTCACCATGCCCACTACTAGGAACTGGTCTCCtcgcagaatgagaagggccacAACAATTTAAAGgaacgcaattttttttaaataaaaattgcaatcaaaccagcaggtgggtcacctgatgttaagtgattaccgccgcccatgaacatttaatTTAGACTTGTCATTTTAGTTATAAGTTTTGTTGTAACAAAACTAGCCATTAGGTAAGAAACACTCACGCTAGTAGACATTCCTCAAAATCTCCGAAAAACCGTTTGATTGACCTAattaggaatcgaacccggaaccatCGGAATCTTTTAACGAAGGCTTAGGTATCGCTTGTACCAAAAATCTTTAATCAATCCATCATGTGGGTTGAAATTAAAATCTTGTtcttgcaaaaatattatttgcaactGAATTTTTATCTTTATCTCATTATGCAACCGAATGAttgctttttaataaataattctgaTTATGTATCTTACACCTTTCTTATTTTATGACTGCATGTTTATTGCATTATTAATTAGATTAagttacctattataaatatgaattaCTTATGTCACCTGTGTTAGTTAGAtacaatgattttaaaatatgaattacGAAATTTCAAGttgattataggtaggtataattttaaatgttaggtaggtatttggtcttcgtacaacttttatttaaagaaatataatatactcaTTCTATCTCTGCTCTTCCTTTATAAAGTTAGCAGcgacgagtacctacctaccaaatataTTGATTTGCAGGCAGATTGACTTACCTCAGGCTCAAAGTCACTAATCATAGTTGCTAAAAATATGGGCTGAATGATATAAGTATATGGCCTTTATAAGAAACCTCAGTGTCACTCGGGTGATAGACAGCCCCCGCAAAGTGTTTCTACGTGGTCAAATAAATTTTAGATGGAGAGAAACGTAGAAAGACTCACTCTATAAAGACGAGTCGTGAAGCTAAAGCACAGAGGAGAAAAAGgctaaagtgtcaataaatttGTGATCTCGAAGGATCGACGAACCGTGGACGTTGCAGTTCCTATCCATACAACCCGAATAGCGACTACCCAGTGGAAAATTCAGTTTTGGAAGATACCAAACGATGACAAGTGCTGAGAGTCGTTGGACACGGGTGATGGAAGCAGTCGGTTTTGCATTCTGCATCCCACAAGATACCTAGTGTAGCTTTACGTAACTATGTACTCTCTCTTTTCAGTAGAGTCTGCTTTCCGAATCGGTGGTAGAATCCTGCGAGCATAATGGCACAACCTGTCCAACCTGAAATCCCTACCTATGGTCAGCTGAGAAGGACTGTGGGTGTGGATCATTCTGACTTCAGTACTGAAGCGTTTGCAAAGTACCATTTTCATATCACTTAGAAATCGGAGATGGATCGTGAGATTTTGAGCAGAATTTTACTATGCCATAAGTTACTGTAACTTCCGGGAAACTAATGTAACTTGTACAGCTATGATTTCGTAACACTGACtcgtaaataggtacctacatagtagaTTTATTGTCATCTTAAACAAATCATTTATAGAGACAGATCACTTGAACCGGAGCGCGGGCGTCAAAGCGTAAAATCGGCATAGAAAGTGTTCTGTTTTCTTTCTACTTTAAAAGAGGCTGTTCGACCTTACACCGACCATTACTGTCCCGAATAAGGCTGATAATATGGATTGCTACACTttggtaagtatttttttgtgtaatgtgaATTGTGACTTGTGATGTTTCGCAAATTCTGGTCTGGTTTTCGAACTTGTGGCGAATGGAAGTAGGACTGGACATAGCATAAACGATTTTTGTACGGTCAGTGTATAAAATTGCAGCCACTGCTATAGGTAGACCTTTGCGAATTAATCattattgaaatgaaatttattcataaaaacTATGTCAGTTTACAATTGTTCTGCATCTGTATAGCTGCCACTAATTGTAAAGCTGTTCTTATTTTTAATAGTTTCACGCTCTAACCACAAAATAATGTGCTATAACCTAGACCTCATTATTGCTTTCCATTAGGCATGATTCTTGCTATCTCGTTACCCTAGTTAACCTAGCTTGTTTGCCTACAGCGAAATAAGCACTAATGATATCTAATTTTTGCATCACAGATCTAAGTAgaacagaaaaaaaaagaattctGTTCAAGAATTTGGTACCTAACAAGTGCGATACAATCGAAGCGTAAATTctaaaatgtaaatgtaaacTGAACTCTTGTCTCTATCTCCACCAAATAAGTAACgaacatacctactaataagaaACAGAAGGTAAATAGAGAATTAGATATTTCTGAAAATGTGTAGGTGGGTAAATGATGACATTTTCCGATAATGAGTACTTTTATGATTTTATTGAATTTGCTAACTGTACCAACATGCTATAGATCGTAAATTATGAAGGCTAAATAGTTTCCGCAGAACGTTATTGGCGTTAAATTATAGAGCAGAGCTACCTATTGCTGTgggtattaataataatgtgtgATATAATTTTGTCGATGTTACAACGTAACGCTGTAATGCGTAGACACTGTTCTGACTTGTGACTGTAGAAGAGCTTACAAGAAAAATAGGaggaataaaagaaaaagaattaATTATAGAAagaatagctgatgcccgcaacttcgtacgcgtggaattaggtttttttaaaatcccgtgggaactctttaattttccgagataataagtagcctatgtcactgtccaggtctttaactatatctatgcacGGCAgtaaggtgggtcttatagctggcattaggggaaaaatctgaaaaccgtgaatttgtggttacatcacacaaaaaaattgtggtcataaactaataattagtattttcaattttcgaagtaagataactatatcaaatggggtatcatattattatgaaaggtcttgacctgtgcattctaaaactgttttttatttatttttatgcatcatagttttgagttatcatgcaaaatgtgaaaaaatacgactgaattacggaaccctcgttgcgcgaccctgactcgcacttggccggttttttattttgtataaagtcgCAGTTGATTTGTGAATAACAACCTACCTGTTGTTTATTActtaagttctcatgtaagtgaattctATATTCTAATTGAGAATAAAGATCTCTTTAACCGTAAAAAACTACTGTAGCTTTAGATTCCAATCGATTTTTCGTCCTACATCTAATTGAGCCTGGACCCTCAAAAGGCTGTATCAAGCAAAGGCTGGCCAAGGATTCTAATGATGAGAATAtcgattttcatacaaatatttgaaTGCTAATCAAATTATGGTATGCAGCATCACTTTATGTTTAGTGTGCCGCCGAGGGTTTTACTGGTTCTTCTCTGCAAGCCGGATATTTGGAACCAGTGATAGAAACACTTTACGATTCCAAAGAATACTGTAAAAGTTTATCTGAATAgaaacttttttctttctatttcaAGGTTTAAATATAACCATTTATCAGTTCCTATAGAGCTTACTTATCTTAAATCCAATTTTGATGGTAAGATCAAGTTAATTAGtaacattttacatttattttgtgTTCTTGTTATTTTTTACGTAACGTCAAAACACAGTATAATCATGTGATGCATTTTAATGATACAATTAAGTTGCACGGTGCAGTGCATCAGCGTGACACAAACGTGATATAAACATATGAAACGAAAGAGAAATTTACTTTTTACTAGCTTGTTACGCCAATTTTTTCATCTTATTATATAATTGCTTATTTGTGACACATCCCATAAGTTCCTaagataattttcaattttataaataaaataatagaataagtTTATTATATTGCATAAAGTACCTATCGTATATCTAGAGTAAGTAGACCCCAACACTAATGTGGAAAATTTCTACTTGCATTCATACTGTCACAAGTAAGCGGCAACAACTCTTGTAAGGTCGTGGTTTAGATGATTAGTGATTTCCTTCATTTAATATTAGTAGAATCGATTATTTCTAATATTATCaaacacataaaataaaataaataaataaatagtcttttatttcagacatcCAGAGTCCATACTTTTACAAACATTATTTACTAGAGTTaagtgtgttagtaacaatatttccttataaTTACACATTACATAACATTGCTGGAAATAATAATGGCCGAAAGGACCTGAAATCGTCAATTTGTACTATGTCAAGTGAAATTCTAACAGTAGTTGTTATAAACCTAGCATTTAACTTGTATTGTAATGGTGGTAtttacccgttttatacaatatcgttaaaccacgaaataagcttaaaatcattaaaccTAGTGTAATTTATTAGTCAATAGATACTAAGTTAATAATGTTCtattctcttcttcttcttcttaaagtTTTAGATTCagatacttattttttatttcaggtaATCCTTGCAAGTGTGGCCATGCTCGCGTCAGGGTGGTCGTTTCCTTTCTTCCCGGTACATAGAGTTCCTCAATTACGAGTCACCAGATTCGCACCGATACCTCATCCTCAAAGGCTTCCAAGTAAGTCCTCAACATCTTCTTACCAAATGCCTTCTATGATGTTATTacaaaaaatctataaattcAACGTGGATAAGTAGTTACTTATttgccaaaaaaaaaattgatgagttTCAGATCTCAATAAAATCTTTGAATGTCTCAAATCTGGAAATAGATCCTCTATTTCCAGATATTCAAAGAGTTGGTACTATAACTTTTATCAGTTTCatcattagtaggtaagtacaattcTTTCATAATCTGAGCCCATCTATGAATCGTTTTAACTTGGGAAACATAGATGGGATGGAATTTGACCTTAACACTCTTAATTAATGATCTTCATACAGTAAATTCATCAGAATggcgaaaattttaataaacatgCACTTACTTAGCAATAAGCTAAGTTTACATTAGTCAGtgaaatagataaaaatctatAACATATCTAAGCATTTACGTATTATAAATAGGATCTAAGTAAATATCTCTTTTTTtatcttatattttttaagcaataagattttaATTTCTACGCTTACACTTAATACACTTACATTACACTTAATTCCGTTGGACATCCAAAGTCGGGCACCTAtgcagttaccgacttgggtcaaagttgcttaacaatcgcactCGATTGATATACGTTGCCAGTTATCACAGATAGGCCACTCATTCCTCTTCTATATTATcttaactagtttatgcccgcgacttaatccgcgtgAACTGCATtgtcaaacccctgttttacccctttacagactgaattttcaaaaattctttcttagcggatgtctacgtcataatagctatctgcatgccaaatttcagcccgatctgtccagtagtttgacctatgCCTTAATAGAGCAGTCAGTAAGTTAATGagacagtcagcttttccttttatatatttagattctataGGAGAATTCTacaacacaattttattttcagatcGACCGGAACTATACGTAAGACATCCACCTAAACCAAAACCGGAGCGTCCCAaacatgattatgatgattacgAAGACGAAGAAGATGATCACGATCATATTAATAATGATCATGATCACAAAGGAAATAGTGGTGTGATCGGTCCAGTCCATTCATTTGTGAAAACGGACAAAAATGCAAACTACAAGTGGGGTGTTCGACACCACGTCGGAAACAAGCACACTTCGTAGCGAAGTGTTTTTGATTattgttttacaatttatttgattgtagctatagatttttttgttgtgtttttgttTAATTGAAACAATACAGACTTTGTATTTCGTGTTTCtgttaagtagtaggtaagtagtagatAGACATTCTGGACAAAATctacatctatactaatattataaagaggtaatgtcgttaagtttgtttgtagggggtaatctctggaactactgaaccgattttgaaaattctttcaccaatagaaagctgcattattcctgagtgacataggctatattatatacacgcgggcgaagccgcggggatcagctagtcacttatattttttcaatgttgaGCCACTTTATCCATGTGtatttatggtttttttttttgaaaatactatgGTAGCTatttaattctttgattttctgggttaAAAAGTACATTATGTCCCGTATCTCCAGGATCTATATCTGTGATGgcaaatttcgtcaagatcAATTTCAGCGGCAGCCATGAAAAAGAAGCTGACAGACCTTTTGCATTTGAAATGTAAGATCATCACTAGAAATTAAAGTTTTCTGGGTCTCGGGTTCTAATTATATTGATTGTTTTCAATAAAGGTAACATGGGTTTTGCATTTCCTAGTTTACAATTAGTTATCACTTAGTAAGTTGAAGTTGATTAGGTAGTTAGTAAGGgttagattttttataaataatataagcgAAGTGTATAATGctgactaataatcccctttccgctccaattaagcgtaaagcttgtggtaggagtatgtaggacaatagtgcaacgggtggggttttgaaccggcgacctttcggttttcagtccgctc
This genomic window from Maniola hyperantus chromosome 5, iAphHyp1.2, whole genome shotgun sequence contains:
- the LOC138402393 gene encoding uncharacterized protein, whose product is MDCYTLVILASVAMLASGWSFPFFPVHRVPQLRVTRFAPIPHPQRLPNRPELYVRHPPKPKPERPKHDYDDYEDEEDDHDHINNDHDHKGNSGVIGPVHSFVKTDKNANYKWGVRHHVGNKHTS